In Saccharicrinis fermentans DSM 9555 = JCM 21142, a genomic segment contains:
- a CDS encoding RagB/SusD family nutrient uptake outer membrane protein yields MRKILISFIAIISLFSCSDTNLDLEPQDRIAENAVWVDVNLIRAYHNELYAGIQDAKGPNMMAKATDEMCFNNTSRYPGPILNATLNSDNVSDRAEFRGGGSVYTWRRDYSLVREIIIFLEKMESDVALDDDERAVLVAEAKVIRAYMYFRLIVRFGGVPIVTEAYDLDSEFNLSRNTIDECVAYIEKDLEEAMPYLPETIYADDSNFGRVSQSAAKAILSRMYLYMASPLFNEDNDLTKWQKAADAALDLIDDGYFSLHPDYTSLFNAPSGSVNNEIIWGRNYTTSNYHSQPMYMLGRRWGAYGGWGGAGGVSQNLVDDYDMINGEPAYVKVNHVNTTVNPASGYDPQKPYLNRDPRFYQSINFNGTEFRGVTLEKWVASDGTSWGYDSYKESGDNPRSNYTLRKFMPGLDIQSELTWETPFTSPFHFFRLAEIYLNYAEAMFELGDEDVCRDYINLVRARPTVNMPPIPDIIVGEELRTRLYNERRIELAFEEHRYFDVRRWMIAPYTEEVDLYGMDVIKDVNTEQLSYEPVMLFDRMWDDKLYFIPIETSEILKTNGSITQTPGY; encoded by the coding sequence ATGAGAAAAATATTAATAAGCTTTATAGCAATTATTTCGCTGTTTTCTTGTAGTGATACTAACTTAGACCTGGAACCGCAAGATCGTATCGCTGAAAACGCAGTATGGGTAGATGTAAATTTAATAAGAGCTTATCATAATGAATTGTATGCTGGAATTCAGGATGCAAAGGGACCTAATATGATGGCAAAAGCAACAGATGAAATGTGTTTTAATAATACTTCTCGTTATCCTGGACCAATTTTAAATGCAACTCTTAATTCCGATAATGTGAGTGATAGAGCTGAGTTCAGAGGGGGAGGGAGTGTATATACTTGGCGTAGAGATTATAGCTTGGTCCGAGAAATTATTATATTTCTGGAGAAAATGGAAAGTGACGTTGCATTGGATGACGATGAAAGGGCTGTTTTAGTTGCAGAAGCTAAAGTAATTCGCGCCTATATGTATTTCAGACTTATTGTTAGATTTGGAGGTGTACCTATTGTAACAGAAGCCTATGACCTGGATAGTGAATTTAATCTTTCTCGTAATACGATAGATGAGTGCGTGGCTTACATCGAAAAAGACTTGGAAGAGGCCATGCCTTACCTGCCCGAAACTATTTATGCAGATGATAGTAATTTTGGGAGGGTTAGCCAATCTGCGGCAAAGGCTATTCTTTCTCGCATGTACTTGTATATGGCTTCGCCTCTTTTTAATGAAGACAATGATCTAACAAAGTGGCAAAAGGCTGCTGATGCTGCTTTAGATTTGATAGATGATGGATATTTTTCACTTCATCCTGATTATACTTCTCTATTTAATGCTCCTAGTGGTTCTGTCAATAATGAAATAATTTGGGGAAGAAACTATACCACGTCTAATTATCATTCTCAGCCAATGTACATGCTTGGTCGTCGGTGGGGCGCCTATGGTGGTTGGGGTGGTGCTGGAGGTGTGTCTCAAAATCTTGTAGATGATTATGATATGATCAATGGAGAGCCTGCTTATGTTAAAGTAAATCATGTTAATACGACTGTGAATCCAGCTTCTGGCTACGATCCACAAAAACCATACTTAAATCGTGATCCTCGGTTTTATCAATCCATCAATTTTAATGGAACTGAATTTCGGGGAGTAACGCTTGAAAAATGGGTGGCATCTGACGGAACATCTTGGGGGTATGATTCTTACAAGGAAAGTGGAGATAATCCTCGAAGTAATTATACATTGCGAAAATTTATGCCCGGCCTTGATATCCAAAGTGAATTAACATGGGAAACTCCTTTTACCTCCCCATTTCATTTTTTTAGATTAGCGGAGATATACCTCAATTATGCAGAAGCGATGTTTGAACTTGGAGATGAGGATGTGTGTAGGGATTATATAAATTTGGTTAGAGCCAGGCCGACCGTTAATATGCCACCAATACCGGATATAATAGTAGGGGAAGAACTTCGAACAAGGTTATATAACGAAAGAAGGATTGAGTTGGCTTTTGAAGAACATAGGTATTTTGATGTTCGAAGATGGATGATTGCACCATATACCGAAGAGGTAGACCTGTACGGAATGGATGTTATTAAAGATGTGAATACGGAGCAATTGAGTTACGAACCTGTGATGTTGTTTGATAGAATGTGGGATGATAAGTTGTATTTTATTCCTATTGAGACTTCAGAGATTTTAAAAACAAATGGAAGTATTACACAAACGCCCGGTTATTAG